One Nicotiana tomentosiformis chromosome 1, ASM39032v3, whole genome shotgun sequence genomic window, CTTATATAGTTACACAAATTTGGCATTTGATGACATTTGACCTTCACGTAAAATGATCAAGTTTTCACGCTAAGGGAATTCTCATCTACTAATCTTCTCTAACTTTTTTCTTTGTTACGTATTAAAGTATTTAGACGAAACCGTGAATGAGTTTTTTAATCTTCTCATTTAATCTCTGAAGTGGGTTTTTACGTACTTGTGCAGGAAAACAAGGCCAAAGTTGACTCCCTCTATCCTTTTCCAGATCTTCTTGTGCTCTATTTTTGGGTGAGCTAGTCCGCAGTCTTAAATTTTTCTTCTTCAACCTTTTCTAGATGCATAACTTTTCCTTTGAACTTAAAATTTCTGACAAAAGCTCACAATTTTATAATTTGCAGGGTTAGTATGAACCAGATCACATACTTCGTTGGCCTCAAGAATACCACTCCAACTATTGCTTGTGCTTTGTCAAATCTAACCCCAGCAGTCACTTTCCTTCTAGCTATCCCTTTTGGGTAATCATTCGATTCTATTTATCACCTCTAAAGTTTTCATCTCAGCTATGCCTATTAAAGTCAAGAAGCTAAAAATAAGAAAACTCCAAACGATCAAAAGTATAACTTTCTGTAGTGTAAAAGGTATTTACACAACCAATAAACTAATTACTGGCAATTTCTATGATAAACATTAATTCTTTACCtgataaaaatgataaataaCTTACTTTAATATATTCAACTACACTGCTAATTAATTATGTATAACATtgttaattatattaactccCGTTGTTTATATGTTTGGCAGACTTGAAAGAGTGGGACTTGGGACAAAAGCAGGGCAAGCAAAGATGCTAGGAACCATATTATGTGTAGGAGGTGCTATGTTATTGTCATTTTACCACGGATCTATAGTTCCAATAGATCAACCAAACATCCACTGGAAATATGCACAAGACATGACTGAAAACAAAAGCAGTACCAACCATGGAAATTTCATGTTAGGACCTTTTCTCCTCATAGTTAGTGCTGTTTCTTGGGGAGTTTGGTCCATCCTTCAGGTGTGTGCTAATATCATGTTTTATAATCTAGTTTATCTCTTATTATCTTTATTGAACTTAATTTGCCGATTTTGATATGTTGTTGCACAGGCAAGAGTAAGCATGGATTATGCAGCTCCCTATTCTAGTTCAGCATTGATGTGTCTAATGGCCAGTTTTCAGTGTTTGATCATCGGCTTTTGCTTTGATCATAATCTATCTGATTGGTCCTTGCGCCATAGCATCAGAGCTGTCTCTGCTATTTATGCGGTACGTCATCCAGTGTAATAGAATTTATACGCTAAGAAGTCATTTAAAAGATAATTACAGACACTTATTCATAATAAGTTAAAGAAAATAATTAAGGCAGATTCACGTGCTACAAGTTAAACTACACTAATAGTGCAAACATTATTTGCATTAGAATTAGtttatataagttaaatccatTATTATAAGATTACATTTTCGGAAATTCCAAAACATTATATACAATATTCAAAAATGGAGTAATTAACTCTTTTACATAATAAATTGCAGGGAGTGGTGTGTACTGCATTAGCATACTGCTTAATGTCATGGTGTATTGAAAGAAAGGGTCCTTTGTATGTTTCTGTATTCAATCCCTTATTGCTAGTGATTGTGGCCATTCTCAGCTGGGCTTTGCTTCAAGAGAAAATCTACATCGGCACGTAAGTTAAGAGTATaagttaatatatatatagagagagacaAGTCTCATTATTTAAGCAATCATCGATCCTTAACTAAATCAAAATGTGTGTTTTGGAAAACTTTCAGGGTCGTAGGGTCAGTTTTGATTGTTCTGGGACTGTATGGAGTACTTTGGGGAAAAAATAACGAGATGAAGCCAATTAAATTTGATGAAGAAATCGGTGGAGAGATTAAAGGTGATAAAGAGAAGGAGAAAAAGGACATGGCAATGCAGTTATATGAAGGGAATAGTATCATTGTTCATGCCACTAAATGATGGAAGAAAAAGTAAAAAACAGAAGCAAGGCAAAATGCATGGCCTTGTAAATTTTCCTTATCAAGTAGTTGTAGAATTAAGGATCATATTTAGCTGATCAAGCCTAAAAACTTTTATGTACCATTACATCACTACCATTGCTTTCTCATTGCAAAATTAGATAGATAACCTCCTCTCTACATTCTCTTTTTTCATTTTCAACTGAAGCATCCACTCCTAAAAAAAGGCAGCAAAAATGTAGTGTTGTTTTCTCTTTTATTCTTCTTCCTCATCAGCTTATTATTGTTGCCAAACttcaaatataacaaaattgataAACTTGTGGTCTCTTTTACTAGTTTCACAATTTAGAATGTCAATGTTAACGTAAGAAAATCTGGTTCAAATGGTGTAAATGTAATAAACACAAACGCACACACACATGTATAAATGTACATATAGAAAGCACGCCGGGCACATACGCGTATAACTTGAGACTTAGGTTCAAATATTGAAATCTGGATAAGATCCTTCTTATGTGTATGATATTGAACTTGGTTCACAAACAGAATAAGAATTTAAGTATAAGTTTTAACTTGGCACATTAAATCAGAAAATCAACGAAAATGGAACAAATTGGtaggtgtttggacataaaaattgtataatttttgaaaaatagtGCGTAGTATTTGATGGGAATAAACCtccacagaaataatattcacggtatacGACTATAATAAATGCGGATTACTAAAATACTGTAACAAACTgtaataataagagaaacaaggacaccgagatttttacgtggaaaaccttTCTGAATAAGGGAAAAATCACGGCCCGAGAGGAGCAATTGATTTCACTATAGCAAGGATTTTACAATTTGTGgtaccgagtaaaatactccaagaccactaaacactcaaaagaaataaccctcttttaatttttttacttCACTACAATACCGCTCAAACTCTCTATATTTTTCCTCACAAAGTATTTTGCTTCTTACTATGTAAATCACTCTCTTTctctttgttttggtgtgatTACAAATGAAAGTGGAGGCACCTATTTATAGTTGCAGAATGCCCATGATGATGTATGTAATGACATCAACACTACTGCAAAAGTCTGCCCAAATCTTTTCTAGTATtaattggttggtttgaagttTTCAAAGCAAAAGAAAAATTCTCTTCTTTCACATATGGGAGGGACCCAACAAATCTCTCTCTCCCGTCTCATGCACCTGAAGGAGGTAACACCGGAGtttctagtttgagtgcatgccgatAAGTTCTTTGCATaactcgaacttgtctcttggtaccatcTTGGTCAGCATATCCGAAGGATTCTCACTTGTATGAATCTTCTTGACATGTATAAATCCATCCTCTATTCTTTCCTGAATCCAGCGTCCTTGCATGATACATGGTGTTTTTGCTcaggtctattgcactttgactgtcacaatagacgacatactcctttTGATGCAATTCAAGCTCTTGAAGGAACCGTTTCAGCCAaaccatctccttgccagcttcagtagcgacaatatactctgcttcagttgtagagagtgcaACACACTTCTTCAACTTCGACTgtcatgatatagctccccctgaaaaagTGAATAGGTATCATGTAGTAGATTTACGATTATCAAGATCACCTTCCATATCAGCATCCGTGTAGCCCTTCAAGACTATATTTGATCTCCCAAAACACAAGCATTCATCTGAGGTTCCTTTTAGATACCTAAGTATCCACTTCACAGCTTCCCAATGTTCTTTTCCGGGATTATCAAGAAACCTGCTAACAATACCGATaacatgagcaatatcaggtctggtacataccattgcatacatcaggCTCTCGACGGCAGAGGAATATGGAAATTTAGCCATACTTTATTTATCTTTCTTTGTTGTAGGACACATTGTCTTGCTCAACTTCATATGACCAACAAGAGGCGTGCTAACTGGTTTACCACTCATCATGTTGAAACGTTTAAGTATATGTTCAATATATTTATGTTGTGACAGCAACAACTTACTATTTGTCCTATATCGGACAATCTTCATTCCTAGAATTTGTCGTGCTAGACCCAAGTCTTTCatgtcaaatgacttggacaaatcttccTTCAACTTGGCAATCAACTTCTTGTCTTGTCCTAcaatcagcatatcatccacatataaccaCAAGATGATAAAGTTATTGTTAGAGAATTTCtatagtatacacatggatcGGAAAAAGTTTTTGTGTACGTTTGACTTCTCATGAATGAggcaaacttcttgtaccactccCTAGGCGTTTGTTTCAGCCCATAGAGACTCTTTTTCAGCTTACACACCATGTGTTTCTTCGCCTTTACTTCAAAACCTTCTTGCTGCTCCATATAGATCTCTTCTTCCAAATCTCCATGCAGAAACGTAGCTTTCACGTCCAACTGCTCCACCTCAAGATCTAAGCTAGCTGCcaagctcaagattgttcgaatagaagtcattttgacaacatgtgagaaaatttcatcaaaatcaatacctttcttatGTTCGAAACCTTTTACCACCGATCGAGCTTAGTATCTGACCAGCTTGCcgtttccatctttcttgagcttAAAGACCCACTTGCACTTGAGCGATCTTTTGccttttggaagttcaaccagttCG contains:
- the LOC104119652 gene encoding WAT1-related protein At1g09380-like, which gives rise to MASHDLLPFLTMVIVQLGYAGMNIISKLAMDSGMNPFVHVAYRQIFATISIAPFAYFLERKTRPKLTPSILFQIFLCSIFGVSMNQITYFVGLKNTTPTIACALSNLTPAVTFLLAIPFGLERVGLGTKAGQAKMLGTILCVGGAMLLSFYHGSIVPIDQPNIHWKYAQDMTENKSSTNHGNFMLGPFLLIVSAVSWGVWSILQARVSMDYAAPYSSSALMCLMASFQCLIIGFCFDHNLSDWSLRHSIRAVSAIYAGVVCTALAYCLMSWCIERKGPLYVSVFNPLLLVIVAILSWALLQEKIYIGTVVGSVLIVLGLYGVLWGKNNEMKPIKFDEEIGGEIKGDKEKEKKDMAMQLYEGNSIIVHATK